The following coding sequences are from one Primulina eburnea isolate SZY01 chromosome 15, ASM2296580v1, whole genome shotgun sequence window:
- the LOC140815713 gene encoding protein S40-1-like, translating into MAEEFQEFEVIFQENLVDKQGVDVAEECIPASAYFSSVESGQLQQRKEEKGNAWFGYTVDGDDGEMVPPHIIIGRRVAGKMMSFSVCTGNGRTLKGRDLSEVRNSILRKTGFLET; encoded by the exons ATGGCAGAAGAGTTTCAGGAATTTGAAGttatatttcaagaaaatcttgTCGATAAACAAGGCGTTGATGTTGCTGAAGAATGTATTCCTGCATCTGCATATTTCAGTTCTGTAGAATCAGGTCAACTGCAGCAAAGGAAAGAGGAAAAAG GGAATGCTTGGTTCGGTTACACGGTGGACGGTGATGACGGCGAAATGGTGCCGCCACACATCATCATAGGGCGGCGCGTGGCCGGGAAGATGATGTCGTTTTCCGTCTGTACTGGTAACGGGAGGACGCTGAAGGGAAGGGATTTGAGTGAGGTTCGGAATTCGATTCTGAGGAAGACTGGATTTCTTGAAACCTGA
- the LOC140815334 gene encoding bidirectional sugar transporter SWEET2a-like, which produces MSEDGVFSIYTVFSEAAGVAGNLLAFVLFVSPIPTFRRIIRNESTEQFSGLPYIYALLNCLTCLWYGVPIVSSGIILIATVNSVGAAFQLVYIAIFIRYADKGRKIKMLGLLLAVFSAFGIIVFLSLHVFQQPNRQLFVGYLSVFSLISMFASPLFVINLVVRTKSVEYMPFYLSLATFLMSGAFFAYGLLKHDSFVSVPNGIGTILGIIQLVLYFHYSKISEEASRRLLLESYA; this is translated from the exons ATGTCTGAAGACGGAGTGTTCTCTATTTATACAGTTTTCAGTGAAGCAGCTGGTGTTGCAG GGAACCTCCTAGCTTTTGTGCTGTTTGTGTCACCAAT TCCAACATTTAGAAGAATTATCAGAAACGAATCAACAGAACAGTTTTCTGGGTTGCCTTACATATAtgccctcttaaactgcttAACATGCCTTTGGTATGGCGTGCCCATCGTCTCTTCCGGGATAATATTGATTGCCACTGTCAACTCGGTCGGAGCTGCTTTTCAGTTGGTTTACATTGCCATCTTCATTCGATATGCAGACAAAGGCAGAAAG ATAAAGATGCTGGGATTGTTGCTGGCAGTTTTTTCTGCCTTTGGGATCATTGTTTTCCTGAGCTTACATGTTTTTCAACAGCCTAACCGACAACTTTTTGTTGGATATCTTTCCGTTTTCTCTCTCATTTCTATGTTTGCCTCTCCACTCTTCGTGATC AATCTGGTGGTTAGGACGAAGAGTGTGGAATACATGCCCTTCTATCTTTCACTTGCGACTTTCTTGATGAGTGGTGCTTTCTTTGCCTATGGGTTGCTGAAGCACGACTCTTTTGTTTCT GTTCCAAACGGGATAGGAACGATTCTTGGGATTATCCAATTAGTTCTGTACTTCCATTACAGTAAAATTTCAGAGGAAGCATCGAGACGGCTGTTGCTGGAGTCGTATGCTTGA
- the LOC140815331 gene encoding SH3 domain-containing protein 3-like — protein MDALRKQASKLRDQVAKQQQAVIKQFGGSGYESSEIMVVDEIELQMHHQLEKLYRSTRGGRDFQKDIVKAAEAFTAIGYKHIEAGTKFSEDCSRYGIENSNDEILAKTASIYGDTRKHVEKEQEDLNNLLFTQVLEPLRTMITSSPLEDARHLAQRYSRMRQEAEAQAAEVSRRQARVRESPIPENVIKLHTAESKMQEHKANMAILGKEAATALAAVESQQQRLTFQRFVAMVEGERTYHERVATILGNIEAEMVSEKQRKEAAPPVAPLTRTSEKTKYFLAEAIHAFDASSEKELSLEIGDYVVVRKVTPSGWSEGECQGQAGWFPTSYVEKRQRIPTNYTTSEVY, from the exons ATGGACGCTCTAAGGAAGCAAGCAAGCAAACTCAGAGATCAAGTCGCAAAACAGCAACAG GCTGTGATAAAGCAATTTGGTGGGAGCGGCTATGAGAGCTCGGAAATTATGGTTGTCGATGAGATTGAGTTGCAAATGCATCATCAGCTGGAGAAGCTTTACAGGTCTACTCGAGGTGGAAGG GATTTTCAGAAAGATATTGTCAAAGCAGCTGAAGCATTCACGGCCATAGGGTATAAGCATATAGAAGCTG GAACCAAGTTTTCTGAAGATTGTTCCAGGTATGGAATTGAGAATTCTAATGACGAGATTCTAGCCAAGACTGCATCCATTTATGGGGACACTCGTAAACATGTGGAAAAGGAGCAAGAAGACTTGAATAATTTGTTGTTTACTCAG GTCTTAGAACCATTAAGAACTATGATAACCAGTTCTCCTTTGGAAGATGCTCGTCACCTTGCTCAACGATACAGTAGAATGAGACAAGAAGCAGAAGCGCAG GCTGCTGAAGTTTCTAGAAGACAAGCACGGGTGAGGGAATCTCCTATTCCTGAAAATGTGATCAAGCTGCATACAGCAGAATCTAAAATGCAGGAACATAAAGCAAACATGGCTATACTTGGTAAAGAAGCAGCAACAGCATTGGCTGCTGTAGAATCACAGCAGCAGAGGCTTACATTTCAAAGATTTGTTGCAATG GTTGAAGGTGAAAGGACTTATCATGAAAGAGTTGCAACAATACTTGGTAATATTGAAGCCGAG ATGGTCTCCGAGAAACAAAGAAAGGAAGCTGCTCCACCTGTTGCTCCTCTCACTCGCACTTCAGAGAAAACCAAGTATTTTTTGGCTGAG GCAATACATGCTTTTGATGCCTCATCAGAGAAGGAACTGAGCTTGGAGATTGGGGATTATGTTGTTGTTAGAAAG GTGACCCCTTCTGGATGGTCAGAAGGAGAATGTCAGGGTCAAGCGGGATGGTTCCCAACTTCATATGTGGAGAAACGCCAGAGAATTCCCACAAATTATACCACATCTGAAGTTTATTAA